The Achromobacter pestifer genome includes a region encoding these proteins:
- a CDS encoding alpha/beta fold hydrolase — protein sequence MPYATAPDDTRIYYETHGDGAPVLFIHGGGGNTICWYQQVPFFAGKYKVIVMDLRGFKNSPCAPERNHPRHYPADVLAILDQEGIGKVNLVCQSLGAWAGLPLAVKHPERVQTLFISGSPTPAYSPETWEILRKAGKTFDDGRHDPRSKSIGWNRKNVEARPEMLHLYGCIKALNPKGFLALTMQADDVKIHPAEFAGYRVPTLMTGGSHDDFLTPESHHLVARLLPGSQKYTFEDSGHSPYFETPGEFNRVVLEFLDAHN from the coding sequence GTGCCTTACGCAACCGCACCCGACGACACCCGCATCTATTACGAAACCCATGGCGACGGCGCGCCCGTCCTGTTCATCCATGGCGGCGGCGGCAACACCATTTGCTGGTACCAGCAAGTGCCATTCTTTGCCGGGAAATACAAGGTCATCGTGATGGACCTGAGGGGGTTCAAGAACTCTCCCTGCGCGCCGGAGCGCAACCATCCGCGCCATTACCCCGCAGACGTGCTGGCCATACTCGATCAGGAAGGCATAGGCAAGGTGAACCTCGTGTGCCAGTCGCTGGGCGCATGGGCCGGCCTGCCGCTGGCCGTGAAACACCCCGAGCGCGTCCAGACGCTGTTCATCAGCGGCTCGCCGACGCCCGCCTATTCGCCCGAGACCTGGGAGATCCTGCGCAAGGCCGGCAAGACCTTCGATGACGGCCGCCATGACCCGCGCAGCAAGAGCATCGGCTGGAACCGCAAGAACGTCGAAGCCCGGCCCGAGATGCTGCACCTGTATGGCTGTATCAAGGCGCTCAATCCCAAGGGCTTCCTTGCCCTCACCATGCAGGCCGACGACGTCAAGATCCACCCGGCCGAATTCGCGGGCTACCGCGTGCCGACCCTGATGACGGGCGGCAGCCACGATGATTTCCTCACGCCGGAAAGCCACCATCTGGTCGCGAGGCTGCTGCCTGGCAGCCAGAAGTACACCTTTGAAGATTCCGGCCACTCTCCGTACTTCGAAACACCCGGCGAGTTCAACCGCGTGGTGCTCGAGTTCCTGGATGCACACAACTAG
- a CDS encoding crotonase/enoyl-CoA hydratase family protein, with amino-acid sequence MAFLQIEREGGIVVATMNQPETRNALTGNTAIEEIVQLCADIRQDAGVKVLILTAAGPIFSSGGNVKDMRRYFDDALTPERICEEYRQGIQRIPLALHGLDVPVICAVNGPAIGAGLDIACMCDIRIAADTATFAESFVRVGIVPGDGGAWLLPRAVGMARASEMAYTGEAISAQDALAWGLVSRVVPAAELLSTAKTLAAKIAANPGGVMRMTKRLLREGQQSSLASLLELSASYQALAHKTAEHHEAVTAFIEKRAPRF; translated from the coding sequence ATGGCCTTTCTTCAGATAGAACGCGAGGGCGGCATTGTCGTCGCCACCATGAACCAGCCGGAAACACGCAATGCGCTGACCGGCAACACCGCCATCGAAGAGATCGTGCAGCTGTGCGCGGACATACGCCAGGACGCGGGCGTGAAGGTGCTGATCCTGACCGCCGCCGGGCCGATCTTCAGCTCGGGCGGAAACGTCAAGGACATGCGCCGCTACTTCGACGATGCCCTGACCCCGGAGCGCATCTGCGAGGAGTACCGCCAGGGCATCCAGCGCATTCCGCTGGCGCTGCATGGCTTGGACGTGCCCGTCATCTGCGCCGTCAACGGCCCGGCCATCGGCGCCGGCCTGGACATCGCCTGCATGTGCGACATCCGCATCGCCGCCGACACGGCCACGTTCGCCGAAAGCTTCGTGCGTGTCGGCATCGTGCCGGGCGATGGCGGCGCCTGGCTGCTGCCGCGCGCGGTGGGCATGGCCCGTGCCAGCGAAATGGCCTACACCGGCGAGGCCATCAGCGCGCAGGATGCGCTGGCTTGGGGCCTGGTCAGCCGGGTGGTTCCGGCGGCGGAGCTGCTGTCGACCGCCAAGACGTTGGCCGCGAAGATCGCCGCCAATCCGGGCGGCGTCATGCGCATGACCAAGCGCCTGTTGCGCGAAGGCCAGCAAAGCAGCCTGGCGTCCTTGCTGGAGTTGTCGGCTAGCTATCAGGCGCTGGCTCACAAGACCGCCGAACACCATGAGGCCGTTACCGCGTTCATTGAAAAGCGCGCGCCGAGGTTTTGA
- a CDS encoding SDR family NAD(P)-dependent oxidoreductase, whose product MKSDTCTESTQVMRPGVLVGRSALVTGAGSGIGRGIALRLLALGMDVFGVGRREEPLAETAAMAEKLTGDFSHACANIRDTAAIEALIAEVGERQGIDLLVNNAGGQFFAPAAQISRKGWDAVIDTNLNAVFVVTKAAYPFLKARQGAVVNISLSGVDRGSMGIAHSIAARAGVLGLTRTLALEWAADDIALNCIGPGAVITEGLAGEAAQAMLDRLVAATPMGRATSIEEVAELVAFLATPAGHLMTGQLLQIDGAAHLGSGLHMMVTH is encoded by the coding sequence ATGAAATCTGACACTTGCACGGAATCCACCCAGGTCATGCGGCCCGGCGTTCTGGTCGGCCGCAGCGCACTGGTTACTGGCGCCGGCTCCGGCATCGGCCGCGGCATCGCCCTGCGCTTGCTGGCGCTGGGCATGGACGTGTTCGGCGTGGGGCGGCGCGAAGAGCCCTTGGCGGAAACCGCCGCAATGGCCGAAAAACTGACCGGCGACTTCAGCCATGCCTGCGCCAATATCCGCGATACCGCCGCCATCGAGGCGCTGATCGCCGAAGTGGGCGAACGCCAGGGCATCGACCTGCTGGTGAACAATGCCGGCGGCCAGTTCTTCGCGCCTGCCGCGCAGATCAGCCGCAAGGGCTGGGATGCGGTGATAGACACCAATCTGAACGCCGTCTTCGTCGTGACCAAGGCGGCCTACCCCTTCCTCAAGGCTCGCCAGGGCGCGGTGGTGAATATCTCGCTATCGGGCGTGGACCGCGGCTCCATGGGAATCGCCCACTCCATCGCCGCGCGCGCCGGCGTGCTGGGCCTGACTCGGACTCTGGCCCTGGAATGGGCCGCTGACGACATCGCGCTCAATTGCATCGGCCCCGGAGCAGTGATCACGGAAGGGCTGGCCGGCGAGGCCGCGCAGGCCATGCTGGACCGCCTGGTCGCCGCCACGCCGATGGGCCGGGCCACATCGATCGAAGAAGTCGCGGAACTGGTTGCCTTCCTGGCCACGCCGGCCGGCCACCTGATGACGGGCCAGCTGCTGCAGATCGACGGCGCCGCGCACCTGGGCAGCGGCCTGCACATGATGGTCACGCACTGA
- a CDS encoding GlxA family transcriptional regulator, producing the protein MGAAPDNYPLHVDLLLPAGRLNGPIHAAIDTFRTANGIARSRSGQASGHVVTWRCAGATSPAGTDSASEHQCFLPPGAPDSAMERAIFVPPLETVSVPQLRACVASNEAVLREIRSAVADKRYVCAVGTGVWLVAAAGVLDKMQAPVQWAYQSGFARTHPDLAIANDPIVWASERILLAGTPSLAYDCVLELMDRTGIAGLAGASRDKLVFDPARQSIASTLPIEKVSGLTRDSPLYRAAQWLLAHAQEAVTIGDAAQHAAVSERTLARLFRMHLAITPHEFLTDIRMRKSQMWLEVTLRSVEDIANDCGYLDVAAFRRAFKRKFGLTPADYRREYTQRGPRARWKMEKYGREA; encoded by the coding sequence ATGGGTGCCGCTCCAGACAACTACCCTCTGCATGTGGACCTGCTGCTGCCAGCCGGCAGGCTGAACGGCCCCATCCATGCCGCGATCGATACTTTCCGCACCGCCAACGGCATTGCCCGCAGCCGCAGCGGGCAAGCGTCCGGCCATGTGGTGACATGGCGCTGCGCGGGCGCAACCTCGCCGGCGGGAACGGACTCTGCATCCGAACACCAATGCTTCCTGCCGCCGGGCGCACCGGATTCGGCAATGGAGCGCGCCATCTTCGTGCCGCCCCTGGAAACGGTCTCGGTGCCGCAGCTGCGCGCCTGCGTGGCAAGCAACGAAGCCGTGCTGCGCGAAATCCGCAGCGCCGTGGCGGACAAGCGCTATGTCTGCGCGGTCGGCACCGGCGTCTGGCTGGTCGCGGCGGCGGGCGTCCTGGACAAGATGCAAGCGCCGGTGCAGTGGGCGTACCAGTCAGGCTTCGCGCGCACCCATCCGGACCTGGCCATCGCCAATGATCCGATTGTCTGGGCCAGCGAGCGCATCCTGCTGGCCGGGACGCCTTCATTGGCCTATGACTGCGTGCTTGAGCTGATGGACCGCACGGGTATCGCCGGACTGGCCGGCGCCTCGCGCGACAAGCTCGTCTTCGATCCCGCGAGGCAGTCCATTGCATCGACGCTGCCCATAGAGAAGGTCAGCGGCCTCACACGCGACAGCCCGCTATATCGGGCAGCCCAATGGCTGCTGGCGCATGCGCAGGAAGCGGTGACGATAGGCGACGCCGCGCAGCATGCGGCCGTCAGCGAGAGAACCCTGGCGCGCCTGTTCAGGATGCACCTGGCGATCACGCCTCATGAATTCCTCACTGACATACGGATGCGGAAAAGCCAGATGTGGCTGGAGGTGACGCTGCGTTCGGTGGAGGATATTGCCAATGACTGCGGCTATCTGGACGTCGCGGCCTTCCGCCGCGCCTTCAAGCGCAAGTTCGGTCTGACGCCGGCGGATTATCGGCGCGAGTACACGCAGCGCGGTCCGCGCGCGCGGTGGAAGATGGAAAAGTATGGGCGGGAGGCCTAG
- a CDS encoding Bug family tripartite tricarboxylate transporter substrate binding protein, whose protein sequence is MAAIKKTLEFGLACTMALSSFAVMAQADYPNRPIRWIVPSPAGAPIDAIGRKLGELMSARLGAPVVIENKPGAGSTIGATEVARAKPDGYTLMLSVGDALISSVVTMKVPYDPLRDFTLISKIAASGPVLIANKSMPAGDLAGAVKEARAAQVPLAYGSYGPGSYPQLIMESLARQSSVKFIEVPYKGSPPAMTDLLGGQLAFTFTSTSIAAPMVADGKVKAIAVIGDRRSALLPEVQTFAEAGYDAFIFKNKAWVGLSGPAGMPADVVQRLAAAAQQVVRDPAFGKYLENIGFDAVGNSPEEFSREYRAEYSVVPGLIKELGVMAH, encoded by the coding sequence ATGGCTGCCATCAAAAAAACACTGGAATTCGGGCTGGCTTGCACCATGGCGCTGAGCAGCTTCGCTGTCATGGCGCAAGCCGACTATCCGAACCGGCCTATCCGCTGGATCGTTCCTTCGCCGGCCGGCGCGCCTATCGACGCCATTGGACGCAAGCTGGGCGAACTCATGTCCGCGCGGCTCGGTGCTCCCGTCGTGATTGAAAACAAACCCGGCGCCGGCAGCACCATCGGCGCTACCGAAGTCGCCCGGGCCAAGCCCGACGGCTACACCTTGATGTTGAGCGTGGGCGATGCGCTCATCTCATCGGTCGTGACCATGAAGGTGCCTTATGACCCGTTGCGGGACTTCACGCTGATCAGCAAAATAGCCGCGTCAGGCCCTGTGCTCATCGCGAACAAGTCCATGCCGGCCGGCGATCTGGCCGGGGCGGTCAAGGAGGCCCGGGCCGCGCAGGTTCCCCTGGCCTATGGGTCATATGGCCCGGGCTCATACCCGCAGCTGATCATGGAGAGCCTGGCCAGGCAGTCTTCGGTAAAGTTCATTGAAGTCCCCTACAAGGGATCGCCACCGGCGATGACCGATCTGCTGGGCGGGCAACTGGCGTTCACCTTCACTTCCACCAGCATTGCCGCGCCCATGGTCGCGGACGGCAAGGTCAAGGCCATCGCCGTCATCGGCGACAGGCGATCAGCGCTGCTGCCAGAGGTCCAGACCTTCGCCGAAGCGGGATACGACGCCTTCATATTCAAGAACAAGGCCTGGGTCGGCTTGAGCGGCCCCGCCGGCATGCCTGCCGACGTGGTGCAAAGGCTTGCGGCGGCGGCGCAGCAGGTGGTGCGCGATCCGGCGTTCGGCAAGTATTTGGAGAACATCGGCTTCGATGCCGTAGGCAATTCGCCGGAGGAATTCTCGCGTGAGTACCGGGCGGAGTACTCGGTTGTGCCGGGGCTCATCAAGGAGCTTGGCGTGATGGCGCATTGA
- a CDS encoding acyl-CoA dehydrogenase — protein MSDNDLYADAARQVLADHCTPQAVRDSEAGGDAVRRIWQQLEAAGLADALVGEDEGGSGLSLEQVFGVLEQCGAHALPLLLGETMIARALLPATQRPAGSIALARGEQRVDGAWHCALVRGGTVADSVLVQAGGAWRLLDAAQARRTPHALALDAAMSWDPAEVAAAPLAPIDASMDIRTLQACVVAPQMAGALGSVLERTLQYANERQQFGRPIGKFQAIQHQLAVMSEHVCAARMAAQLGCHAEGVTPDRLRVAVAKARCSEAALVVAELAHAVHGAIGFTEEYDLQLYTRRLHAWRQTAGSEAYWQDVAGAALFAHAGPTLDLVRTITDVPA, from the coding sequence ATGAGCGATAACGATCTTTACGCCGATGCCGCGCGCCAGGTGCTGGCGGACCATTGCACGCCGCAGGCGGTACGCGACAGCGAGGCGGGCGGCGACGCTGTCCGCAGGATCTGGCAACAGCTGGAGGCGGCGGGCCTGGCCGATGCGCTGGTCGGCGAAGACGAGGGCGGCTCCGGGCTGAGCCTGGAGCAGGTGTTCGGCGTGCTGGAGCAATGCGGTGCCCACGCGCTGCCCTTGCTGCTGGGAGAGACCATGATTGCGCGCGCGCTGCTCCCGGCCACGCAGCGGCCGGCAGGCAGCATCGCCTTGGCGCGCGGCGAGCAACGGGTGGATGGCGCCTGGCATTGCGCGTTGGTGCGTGGCGGCACGGTGGCTGACAGCGTGCTGGTGCAGGCCGGCGGGGCCTGGCGCTTGCTGGACGCCGCGCAGGCGCGCCGCACGCCGCATGCGTTGGCTCTGGACGCCGCCATGAGCTGGGACCCGGCCGAGGTCGCGGCCGCGCCGCTCGCCCCGATCGATGCGTCGATGGATATCCGGACCTTGCAGGCTTGCGTGGTCGCGCCGCAGATGGCGGGCGCGCTGGGCAGCGTGCTGGAGCGCACCCTGCAATACGCCAATGAACGTCAGCAATTCGGCCGGCCCATCGGCAAGTTCCAGGCCATCCAGCATCAGTTGGCCGTCATGAGCGAACATGTCTGCGCCGCGCGCATGGCGGCGCAGCTGGGTTGCCACGCCGAAGGCGTGACGCCGGACCGGCTGCGGGTCGCGGTTGCCAAGGCGCGCTGCAGCGAGGCGGCGCTGGTGGTGGCCGAGCTTGCGCACGCAGTGCACGGCGCCATCGGCTTTACGGAAGAATACGATCTGCAGCTCTACACGCGCCGTCTGCATGCCTGGCGCCAGACCGCGGGCAGCGAGGCCTACTGGCAGGACGTGGCCGGCGCAGCACTGTTCGCGCACGCAGGGCCGACCCTGGACCTGGTGCGCACGATTACCGACGTCCCGGCGTAA
- a CDS encoding Bug family tripartite tricarboxylate transporter substrate binding protein gives MQHRRHMLTAMLAVALLGAAGHQAVAHAETFPSRPIKFVVPFGPGSGTDTSARYFARQLQELTGQPVVVENKPGANGFIAVKNVLSSPADGYTVFIGSNSTLAVNAALFKALPYDPVKDFAPLTMMMRSPAMLAVSPQAPYGTLKDLIAYAQANPGKVNFGAGSAGYQLMGELLNDSARLKTVHVPFKGAGEAIMAVAAGTVDYTFAEVTAVQELAKDGRVKVVAVASDQRVGTSPDVPTATEAGLPGFEAYTWVGAMVSAKTPAEQTARLAELFTRISKLPETRAFYERLGATPMTGGPAQMHEFQQKEIALWQRIVKQANVPQQ, from the coding sequence ATGCAACACCGCAGACATATGCTGACGGCCATGTTGGCCGTGGCCTTGCTCGGCGCCGCCGGCCATCAGGCCGTCGCGCACGCCGAGACCTTCCCCTCGCGGCCGATCAAGTTCGTCGTGCCGTTCGGCCCAGGCAGCGGCACCGATACCTCGGCCCGTTATTTCGCCCGCCAGCTTCAGGAACTGACCGGGCAGCCGGTGGTGGTGGAGAACAAGCCGGGCGCCAATGGCTTCATCGCGGTGAAGAACGTGCTGTCGTCGCCGGCGGACGGGTACACGGTTTTCATTGGCAGCAATTCGACGCTGGCGGTCAATGCGGCGCTCTTCAAGGCGCTGCCCTACGACCCGGTCAAGGATTTCGCGCCGTTGACCATGATGATGCGTTCGCCCGCCATGCTGGCCGTCAGTCCGCAGGCGCCGTACGGCACCTTGAAGGACTTGATCGCGTATGCCCAGGCCAATCCGGGCAAGGTGAATTTCGGCGCGGGTTCGGCCGGTTACCAGTTGATGGGCGAATTGCTGAACGACAGCGCCAGACTGAAGACAGTGCATGTGCCGTTCAAGGGCGCCGGTGAAGCCATCATGGCTGTGGCCGCGGGCACGGTGGACTACACCTTCGCCGAGGTGACGGCGGTGCAGGAACTGGCCAAGGACGGCCGCGTGAAGGTGGTGGCGGTGGCGTCGGACCAGCGTGTCGGGACGTCCCCCGACGTGCCGACGGCGACCGAGGCCGGCCTGCCCGGATTCGAAGCCTATACCTGGGTCGGCGCGATGGTCAGCGCCAAGACGCCGGCTGAGCAAACCGCGCGCCTGGCCGAGCTTTTCACGCGGATATCCAAGTTGCCGGAAACCCGCGCCTTCTATGAACGCCTGGGCGCCACGCCGATGACGGGCGGCCCTGCGCAGATGCACGAATTCCAGCAGAAGGAAATCGCGTTGTGGCAGCGCATCGTCAAGCAGGCGAACGTCCCCCAACAATGA
- a CDS encoding CaiB/BaiF CoA transferase family protein: MKEEAAMTAPALQNVKVLDLSRVLAGPWAAQTLGDLGAEVIKVERPGMGDDTRAWGPPYVTDPAGQPTGESAYYMCANRNKQSVSIDFTKPEGQALVRQLAQQCDVLIENFKTGGLTQYGLDYASLSKLNPRLVYCSVTGFGQDGPYAHRAGYDFLIQGMGGLMSITGHPDGAPGGGPMKVGVALTDILTGLYASTAILAALQARQHTGRGQHIDLALLDVGVACLGNQAMNYLYGQQAPRRMGNAHPNTLPYQDFPTSDGHMILAVGNDGQFARLCTAIERPQWAEDQRFARNAARIAHRDELIEGLRAITVTRSTREWIALLEQHGVPCGPINSVADVFEDPQVQARGLRMSMPHPQAGEVPLVASPIRLSDTPVSYRHAPPQLGQHTDAVLARLLGLSVETLHTHRINGVLG, from the coding sequence ATGAAGGAAGAGGCGGCCATGACGGCACCAGCCCTGCAGAATGTGAAGGTCCTTGATCTGTCGCGCGTGCTGGCCGGCCCTTGGGCCGCCCAGACGCTGGGCGACCTGGGCGCAGAAGTGATCAAGGTGGAGCGGCCGGGCATGGGCGACGATACTCGCGCCTGGGGGCCGCCCTACGTGACCGATCCCGCTGGACAGCCTACCGGCGAGTCCGCCTATTACATGTGCGCCAACCGCAACAAGCAGTCGGTCAGCATCGATTTCACCAAGCCGGAAGGGCAGGCGCTGGTGCGGCAGCTGGCGCAGCAATGCGATGTGCTGATCGAGAACTTCAAGACCGGCGGCCTGACGCAGTACGGCCTGGACTATGCCTCGTTGAGCAAGCTGAATCCGCGGCTGGTGTATTGCTCGGTCACCGGCTTTGGCCAGGATGGTCCGTATGCGCATCGCGCCGGCTACGACTTCCTGATCCAGGGCATGGGCGGCCTGATGAGCATCACGGGGCATCCCGACGGCGCGCCCGGCGGCGGTCCCATGAAGGTGGGCGTGGCGCTGACCGACATCCTCACGGGGCTGTACGCCAGCACCGCCATCCTGGCGGCGCTGCAGGCGCGCCAGCACACCGGACGCGGCCAGCATATCGACCTGGCCCTGCTCGACGTCGGCGTGGCCTGCCTGGGCAACCAGGCGATGAACTATCTGTATGGCCAGCAAGCGCCGCGCCGCATGGGCAATGCCCATCCCAATACGCTGCCGTATCAGGACTTTCCGACGTCGGACGGGCACATGATCCTGGCGGTAGGCAACGATGGGCAGTTCGCGCGCCTGTGCACAGCCATCGAACGGCCGCAATGGGCCGAAGATCAGCGTTTCGCACGCAACGCGGCGCGGATTGCGCATCGCGACGAACTGATCGAGGGCTTGCGCGCCATCACCGTCACCCGCAGCACGCGCGAATGGATCGCCCTGCTGGAGCAACACGGCGTGCCCTGCGGGCCTATCAATAGCGTCGCGGACGTGTTCGAGGACCCGCAGGTCCAGGCGCGGGGCCTGCGCATGAGCATGCCGCATCCGCAGGCGGGCGAAGTGCCGCTGGTCGCCAGCCCCATCCGCCTGTCGGATACGCCAGTGAGCTACCGCCACGCGCCGCCGCAGCTGGGCCAGCATACCGACGCCGTCCTGGCCCGCCTTCTGGGCCTGAGCGTCGAGACCCTGCATACGCATCGAATCAATGGAGTCCTGGGATGA
- a CDS encoding acyl-CoA dehydrogenase family protein — MSSLNSLALPLTRIPPEDEALRPAVRAFLQEAVRDMPAHIRARSWGGYDTAFSRRVGERGWIGLTLPREYGGGGRSAFARYVLVEEFLNAGAPVGSHWIADRQSAPLILKYGTEAQKRFHVPRICRGESFFCIGMSEPNSGSDLASVRTRAVPNDRGWLLNGQKIWTTNAHHCQYMIALVRTSGGPEDRHKGLSQVIVDLSLPGVTVRPIEDLSGDSHFCEVFFDNVQLDADALVGDEGQGWEQVTAELAFERSGPERLYSSIVLFDQWLDYARLPPNRTPSAQRLAGKVLGQLTPLRAMSVSVQEKLTRGASPIVEAALVKELGTTLEQMIPAWIAEDLYSREAEDIPVELLMTLKYVTEASPSFSLRGGTREILRGMIARGLGLR; from the coding sequence ATGAGCAGTCTGAATTCACTTGCGTTGCCGCTGACTCGCATTCCACCTGAAGACGAGGCCCTGCGCCCCGCCGTCCGCGCCTTCCTGCAGGAGGCCGTGCGCGACATGCCGGCGCATATCCGGGCGCGGTCCTGGGGCGGCTACGACACCGCATTCAGCCGGCGTGTGGGCGAGCGCGGCTGGATCGGCCTGACCCTGCCGCGCGAGTATGGCGGCGGTGGACGCAGTGCATTTGCGCGCTATGTGCTGGTGGAAGAGTTCCTCAATGCCGGCGCGCCTGTCGGGTCGCACTGGATCGCGGATCGGCAAAGCGCGCCGCTCATCCTCAAGTACGGCACCGAGGCGCAGAAGCGCTTCCACGTGCCCCGCATCTGCCGGGGCGAGTCCTTCTTCTGCATAGGCATGAGCGAACCTAACTCGGGGTCTGACCTGGCCAGCGTGCGCACGCGCGCCGTGCCCAACGACCGCGGCTGGCTGCTCAATGGCCAGAAGATCTGGACCACCAATGCCCATCACTGCCAATACATGATCGCCCTGGTGCGCACCTCGGGCGGACCGGAGGACCGGCACAAGGGACTATCCCAGGTCATCGTCGACCTGTCCCTGCCCGGGGTGACGGTTCGGCCGATCGAGGATCTGTCGGGCGACAGCCACTTCTGCGAAGTGTTCTTTGACAACGTGCAGCTGGACGCGGACGCGCTGGTCGGCGACGAAGGACAGGGCTGGGAGCAAGTGACGGCCGAACTGGCGTTCGAGCGCAGCGGTCCGGAACGCTTGTACTCCAGCATCGTGCTGTTCGATCAATGGCTGGACTATGCGCGCCTGCCGCCCAATCGCACGCCCTCGGCGCAGCGGCTGGCGGGCAAGGTGCTGGGCCAGCTGACGCCGCTGCGGGCCATGTCGGTATCGGTGCAGGAGAAACTGACGCGCGGCGCCAGTCCCATCGTGGAGGCGGCGTTGGTCAAGGAGTTGGGCACCACGTTGGAACAGATGATCCCGGCCTGGATTGCGGAAGACCTGTACTCGCGCGAGGCCGAGGACATTCCGGTGGAATTGCTGATGACCTTGAAATACGTGACGGAGGCTTCGCCCTCGTTTTCCCTGCGAGGCGGCACCCGCGAGATCCTGCGCGGCATGATCGCGCGCGGCCTGGGCCTGCGCTGA
- a CDS encoding bifunctional GNAT family N-acetyltransferase/nucleoside diphosphate kinase regulator yields MAVAMKGFHPLQISVVKMNKPFISLCPEITRAHALTLMDWLEDERVTCYLSDSRHVSRFIEQAIDRTQLPILTHLFNQGGRFFMAYDRHDVPVGFVRLVKTGPDCEIVLVIGDSDNWGQNLGASTIREGMKLAFLDMRAEKLIAKIHPDNARSLKTFLRSGFLLEGETATLKSFSITAGRYLRLLREGAVGDSTDIYITEIDKARLKSLIELEQGPTIVELEHELERAIVVKPQQVARNVVTMNSRALLQLDDEEMEVALVYPEDADSGAGKFSICSDVGAAILGYQEGDAIDWRISDRTRRIGIRKVLYQPEAAGDFHL; encoded by the coding sequence ATGGCCGTCGCCATGAAGGGCTTTCATCCTTTACAAATAAGTGTGGTGAAGATGAACAAGCCTTTCATTTCGCTGTGCCCGGAAATTACTCGGGCACACGCGCTGACTCTGATGGATTGGTTGGAAGATGAGCGCGTTACCTGCTACCTGAGCGATTCGCGCCACGTCTCCCGCTTCATCGAGCAAGCCATCGATCGGACTCAACTGCCGATCTTGACCCATCTGTTCAACCAGGGCGGCCGGTTCTTCATGGCCTATGACCGGCATGACGTCCCCGTCGGTTTCGTGCGCCTCGTCAAGACCGGCCCGGACTGCGAGATCGTCCTGGTGATCGGAGACAGCGACAACTGGGGCCAAAACCTTGGCGCCAGCACGATCCGCGAAGGCATGAAGCTGGCCTTCCTCGACATGCGAGCCGAGAAGCTCATCGCCAAGATCCATCCGGACAACGCACGCTCACTGAAAACCTTTCTGCGCAGCGGTTTTCTGCTTGAAGGCGAAACGGCGACACTGAAGTCGTTTTCCATAACTGCGGGGCGCTATCTCCGGCTCTTGCGCGAAGGCGCCGTTGGCGACTCCACGGATATCTACATCACTGAAATCGACAAGGCCCGGCTCAAGAGCCTGATCGAACTCGAGCAAGGCCCGACTATTGTCGAACTCGAGCACGAACTAGAGCGGGCCATCGTCGTCAAGCCGCAGCAGGTGGCGCGGAACGTGGTCACGATGAATTCCAGGGCCTTGCTGCAACTGGACGATGAAGAAATGGAAGTGGCCCTGGTCTACCCAGAAGACGCTGACAGCGGCGCCGGAAAGTTTTCCATCTGTTCCGACGTCGGCGCCGCCATCCTGGGCTATCAGGAAGGGGACGCCATCGACTGGCGGATTTCGGACCGAACGCGCCGGATCGGGATCAGGAAAGTGCTTTATCAGCCGGAAGCCGCGGGCGATTTCCACCTGTAG